The region AGCCCAGTAGAGTACACTGGGATTATATAATAGTGCTCTGGAGTCTGATAAACACAATTATTAATAACTACCCTCCTCATAAAAGATCTGTTCAAAGTGTACTCTCTGGTAGAACACAAAAGAACTCAGCTGTAAAGCCACCAAGAGCTGAAACTACAGTATTGCATAAAACATATGGAAgaatcagtcacacacacacacatatatataatatactgtacatatataatatactgtatatatagtccAGAGAGACCACTGGTAATAATGCTTCAATTTTGGATTAATTACTCATTCAATATGACAATTTTGGGGGGcacgtggttagcacgtttgctttacacctccagggttgggggtttgatttctgcctccgccttgtgtgtgtggagtttgcatgttctcctcttgtctcggggtttcctctgggtactccggtttcctcccccggtccaaagacatgcatggtaggttgattggcatctctggaaaattgtccgtagtgtgtgattgcgtgagtgaataagagtgtgtgtgtgccctgcgatgggttggcactccttccagggtgtatcctgccttgatgcctgagataggcacaggctccccgtgacccgaggtagttccgataacggtagaaaatgaatgaatgaatatgacaattttaaaaattatattccTGACAGTGTGAAGTAAAATCTTTgatatatttacatgaatttcagAGTTTTGTAGTATTTGATTTAAACCTTATTTGCATTGACAGTTTACGCTTGAGCCACATGGACATTATGATCCAGATCAAATTAAGTGTTTTTGGAGTGTTGCTTCAACATTATTGATATTAGACATAAGGAAAATGTGATGTTTGGTACAAAGGAGTTAACATGGTAAATATTACCAATTTGCTTCCATTTTAATAGGAGggtgtaaaatattaaacattgtgcatttactttctttgttttaaagatgttcagaatgtgtttattttctattttctattaccacatttttttcatgtggTATCAGACAGTGGAAGTCTAATCTCAACATTCAACATACTCTTACTCTgattattatgtattaatatatGATTCATCTGAATGTCCATGTAACTTTGTTATTTTCAGTACCCATATGGGTTAAATCTGACACATTTTATCATCTGTAAGTGTAATAAGCCAAATCCATAGTAGTCACAAAAACTCAAAATGTAACCATCAGGTGCCCAATACAAGTCAAAACCTGATCTCAGAGACGCATGTTAAGAATTCTTGTTCAATTTTGAAGAGGTCTACCTGTCCTGACATGGTTTGTGTAAAATGGTTTAGAAAAAACCCATCAGAGTGTCCAGCTTCTGATTTTGCTTGTGGTGAAATAACTAATGAACTTCATAGTCCTTCCTCGAGGTCTTTGTGAATTCTCCATGTTCTCCATGTCTCATTCATCCCTTTTGTCTGGGTTCCCCGAAAACAAGCtggtgtaaatgtttgttcGTGGTCCACTGCAATGAACTGGAGTCCCTATCTATTGTGTCCATATTACTGCAACATGTGCTGTGATAAACAAGGggttaatgaattaaataattggCTGAACAAATTTTATTGAAAAGGGTTGAATAATCAGGATGAGTGGCAGAATTGAACAATATAGGTTGTTATGGTGGTTGATTTCAAAATCTTCTACTAAATGAAAGTTCTGGAACAAAGAAGAACATATTTTGCAATACAAAATAGGGTTAAATTATAATCTGAGCTATGATTAGAATTGGAATCATGTGTTTTGCGATCAGAAAGATGAAATCAAAATCACATACCAGCTTATAGCAAATTGGTGGATCATTGTTTTGGGGCTGATGATTCAGCAGCTATTGTGAAGTTGGAACTATTACACCAAAGAGCTTTCTTGGTGTGATGGTTAGCACGATGCACTCTGTTCACAGAGACATGAGTTCATATCCCACTCAAGGTTAAAGAGTGAAACTGGTGTTTGACCTTACCCTTGTTAATCCAGTACTCTGCTGTTCAAAATGCTCTTTGAGGGATTTGGTAGcatagtgtttaaggtgttggacttctgATTGTAAGGTCATGAgcttaaatcccaggtccaccaagatgccTCTGCGGCTTGATAGAGGCCCTTatcccttaattgctcagttgtaaaaattgaaataaaaatgtgagtcactctggataaaggtgtctgctaaatggcgtAAATATAAATGGATGGTGTTTGGATTTTGCTAACACCAGGATACTTCAATCCTAATACTTGGTTCTACCAGGAGGTTATGAACTGATAATAAATAAGATAATGTACACATACTACAATAAGATAATGCTTGTATTGTTGAAGAAGACACAACAGTCTGCAAGCACAAACCTCAAAATATATCTTGACTATCTATTTCACATGGTTTCGTATCatataaactgtatttaaatCCTACATGTAAAATTCATGGTACCAATCAAGAAACCTGAACTTTTAATAGATTGTACTGATGAGTGAAAAATATTATAAGCTAAGTACAAGATTAAGTGAAAAGCTAAAAGAATGTAGGAGAGCTTCCCACTCAGGCTGTTATTGGTAGGAGCTCagcttttcatttcctgatatttccTAATATGCCAATTGTTCAAGTGAACAAATGTATGGGGACAACTAACTTTAAAGTaagttaaagtaaataaaaatgtgtatttgtttgagTATTCCTGATATCACCAAacaattcttatttatttatttatttatttatttacatttttgttgagtttcagtcagaacagtctgatATGGACAAAAATAAGTTCTGCTGATTGGCTTGGCCagtttaaaaattgtaaatatttccTCTGATATAGTCCTTTGGTGAGTTGGCAGTGCCCAAATGTCTACATTGTATATTGTATCTAAAACCAAATAATTGGGGAAATAGTAATAAATCCATTATATAATTGCAgtttctgttatttttcatttaaagcgGCCATATGCAATTTTGATCGAGATTATtaagcaacattattattatttaactatattttttctttccaaactCAAATTGTTACCCACGAAATGATAACATTAAGCtggatattgatttttttttattcatctcatGCAGAACTCACagatgcacacatgcacacatacacacaaatgtttaaattaatcaGTCATATACATTTTGTTAGTCTacatttattacagtgttatacCCGAGATATACCGCTCGTATCAACAGTTATAAAAGAGAGTTGAGGTGTTTAGTGAAGCTCCATGCCATTCTTACACAGTGAAAATAACTTTCTGGAAACAAAGGTGGAAAGCTCATGATGTGCAGTGGCAAATCCTGGCAGTGTTACAACAGACCAAAGAATATTGTGCAAATAAATACTCAGTGTCTCGTGCCTACCGAGTTTTACTGGCTATAATAACATTACTTTGACAGACTTCCTTTATGCAAACCAGGCTTCATCCAAAATACCAAGGAAAGCAAAAGTCAAATTACCAGAAGTTGCTGTTTTTGAATCTCACCTCCTCTGCTTTTTTGAAGGAGGGCAAATATctattaaagagaaataaataagccTACACTTGATCGTTCCTCGTTTTGCTGTTTCGTGTGTCTGgtatgtgtgttagttttgGAAGGATTAAATTTCTTTTCTATAATTATATGCCTTTTTTCTTAAAGTCTCTCCTTTAGACTTTACTCTGTAAGCCTGCAACCCCTTGATGAAGGATTTGACCTTGCTTAAGCTTAGAAGAGTCAATAAAAGCACTTGTCATCCCTTAGGCCtggattattattagtattgtgATGCAGGTCATGTAACATTACATGACCAAAACAGCTACAGTTGCCAGGGGAACAGGGAGTGATACTCCACCCCGTACTCATTCAGTCTCTTATCATCATCTCTCCGAAGAATGCATTCACACATATCAGTTGATCAGAGCCAGggttttgtctctctttgttcGAGAAGGTTCTCACATACTTACTTCACTTAcagaaaattaaatgttttggtGACATTTACAGGGAAGTGGTGtgatatttttttccacatgcaTTTCACAtagttgatgtttttttatggCGTATGTGTGGCATTAACATAGCCTTTCTCTAAGGGCTTTCTCATGGGACTGGAATAACATCATACACTATCAGGACAAAGGTATGTAGACACCTTCCCTTCACGCCTACAGTATATGTGCTTGTGATCACCCCATTTCACAGTAAGTCCCCATTTGCTGTTATTATAAGCTCCGATCTTCTGCTAAAGCTTTCTGTTATATTGGGAGCGTTGCTGTGGTTTCTACCATTCCAGCTTTAATAAACCATGTCTTCTTGGAGTTCACTTCATACGCAGGAGCAATATCATCAACAGGTTTAggccccttagttccagtgCTGCTGCAAACAAAGACCATTCAAAGGCCTTCTAGAATATtgtattattacacacacacacacacacatacacacacacactcacacacacatacacacacatacacactctctctctctctctctctctctctcacaaactcacacacacacacacgcacacacattcacattttttttttaaaataaacaattaataaaaagttgACCAGCCTATTGTCCCCAAAAAGCCAAAACTGCTGTCCTTGGTCCATTTGGTCCCAAACACATGCTCTAAcctctccaacacacacacacacacacacacacacacacacacgcgcgcgcgcgcgcgcacacacacacacacagacaggcgcacacacacacacacacacacacacacacacgctataaACTGCCAGAAGAACCAATCACTGCTGCTGTCTCTGTGGCGTAGGCAAAGTGGGCCGTGCTCATGACAGCTAGGTGTGTAATTATTCATAAACCCCCGGTGTAACCTATTGGGCTGTTTAGACTAATCCCTCCCCGCTTAAATCAGCTCGTGCAGTCCGTGGAGAGAAGTTGACTGGAGTAAAGATCTGAGACAGGACGAGTGTAACAGCGCGCAGTGTCCTAACCAGCGTCCTGAACTCATTTAAATATGACAGCAGACTGACAGCTTTTAGCATTCAGTAAACATCAGTGCGCCGACCATAGAGACTCTGAAGACACTTCTGTGTTCATTTATctctagttttatttttatcccgGGATAAAGTTCGCCATGACGTCGCGCGAGGACGCACAGGAGCAGAACCGGCGCTTCTGCGTCTTGTCGTGGGAGCAGGTGCAGCGTCTGGACTCCATCCTTGGGGAAAGTGTACCGATACACGGACGAGGCAATTTCCCAACACTGTCAATCTCCCCACGCCAGATCGTGCAGGTAAAgagagcacgcacacacacactaacacacactaacacacacacacacacacacacacacacatacacacacactcacacacacacatacacacacacacacactaacacacacacacacatacacacacacacacacacacacacacacatatacacacgctcacatacatacacaatcacactcacacacaaacacacatattcacacacacacatacacacacgctcacatacatacacaatcacactcacacacaaacacacatattcacacacacacatacacacacacacatacacacacacacagaaacacacacacacacacacacacacacacacacacacacacacacacacacactcacacacacacatacacacacacacatacacacactaacacacacacacacacatacacacactcacacacatacacacacatatatacacaatcacactcacacacacaaacacacatattcacacacacacatacacacacacacagaaacacacacacactttcacacacacacacacacacacacacaaacacactctctcactcacacacgttTGATTCGTCCTCAAAACTTCTAAATAATCTCCTGTGCAGTAAATTACACTCACTTATGAATGTTTTCCTCTTCCTGTGTACATTTAATCTAGGTATCTGacagtttttttaatcaaattaaacaaacaaattaaacaaacaaacaaaaaacttttgatggaagtaaaaggaaagaaaaaaggttaaattagggttagagtgtgtgtgtgtgtgtgtgtgtgtgtgttaatgcttCTATTTAGTGAGGCTCATAAACTGCCTCTATTTAAGCCTATAATGACAACGAGTTGATCTTTTATACAAACCCATTTCATTTGATGTTGAATGGTAcaaaatataaaccaagcaaTGGTCCATTTTAAGCTCCACTTTATCATTTCAACAACTCTGACTTTTAACTCATTTAAGCCTGAAAGCCGTTTTACACattattgttaaaaataaaatcaatttaaaaagtacaaattttatttaattcattttttattaaaaataaacaaaaaaaaaaaaataatatagaatTAGAAATACAGTATTTTTTGGGCATTTTTTTGAAGTTATAAagtgtttacacactcactttttGCTTAATAGATCATCCAGCTGTGATCCTCTGGGTGCAACTCAAGATGCTACTGTTTGCCTTCTGTCTCATAAACAGAACATGTTTACTGAATATAGACTCACGGTTTCTCCAGAGCTCCGATTTCTACTCAGGATGTTACTCATAGACACTCACATTATCTCACAGAGCTCTTCCTCTTTTCCACAGTGAATCAAACATATGgtataattctatttttatttacagctttCCTCTCACCAAGTACtttgaatatgaaaatgataaatatcAAAATTTTTTAGGTAGTTTTTTTCCGAGTGAAGTAACATGCTAAAGTCCTTTTATGGCTTTTGGACTGAAGATATTTCTGCAGTGTGGACAGTACAGAGTGAATTATCCTTTGCACATTTAAATCCAGTACAAAGCCCTTATGCTGCGCAGTTTATAAAAGGAACAAACATTCCTCTTCACATGGATCTTTTTCTTATAGacttaaaaggtttaaaaaaaatatccgTGCCTGTACAAACAAAGGCAGGCTGCGTGCACTAGCatctgtattaaacattagtgtaTTTTCTCACTGAcgcttttccttcctttttcttaAGTTTATGGAAACCTGCACATGGAACATGGATCATTTCCATTATGAACGAATGAAGGGAATTTCCAAGGTACCCTGAGTTCGATGGATTCATTTGAGAGTTTTGGTACACAGAAGTCAATTTTGCTGACAGTCATCTCCGTTAATTTGTAACTTAGATTGAGTTTTATAGGCCCTTATTATAATCTGACTCTCTGATGCCTTCTTAAAAACATGTTATAGCTGCTGAAAAGTGGGGACAGACTGGAGAGAGATACTGCTCCCTTTTACATGAACTGTGTccgatggaaaaaaaaaaaaattatatgtacTCAGTACTTTGTTACAGCTCTTGACTAAACTGgaatttcttctcttttttttgccaATTAAAGGACAGCAAACTGTATGTGCAAACTGTCCATAAGTCAGCTTTCGAGACAAGATAAAGCGCTTTCCGTATTAGATATTTTCAGTGTTGAATGAGAAGAAAACATGATTAAGATCTGCAAATTATGCAGGACAAATCCCTGTGGAGAAATCAGCGTTTCACAGCTCAAAATCAAACCTGCGGAAACAGGCACAGGTAAGACATCAGCTAGCTGAGTGAGCTAGACTAGCTACAGTAGTATCTCAATATGAAACTCTGTATGTGACAAGTCCGTCACATTGACTTATTACCAGCACTTATACTCATCAGCGTGATTTGTTCAGTTTCCACTGCTTTTTCtaacttcaacacacacacacacacacgattcctCTACAGACTTGCACACGTTCTTTTTTTTACCCTTCTACACCAAACCTGAAGCTAAACTTCAGGAAACCTTTTGGGCTCTTTTagttttggaaaaataaaaataaaaagcttcaggttttttttttttcaacaagacGTTAACTTGTTGGGATCAGCTAAAACGTACCGCCAAGCTCGACATTTTCAgattttcctttctttgttaTTACCAGGTGAACTGTATTTCCCCAAGGCGAATCATTTTCGGCATGTGGAATCGACGCCAAAGCTTTTGGATTGTCTTTAAGTTTTCAATGCCAGGAACTGTGGAACCAGCTCTTTTCCGAACGAACCTGCAGCACATTTGATGTTAACTGAAAGTCTTGATGATATCCTATAACATTTGGTacaatatatattgtgtatgcTAAGAATATTCAACAAGTTTGCTTCTAAATGGCCCATTGCTGTTACTAACATACTTTAGTTACGACATGTGATTTCAGCTTTCTCCATTTCAGGAGAACTTTGGTTGTACCAATTTAGTAAAGTTCTCCACCATATTCCATGTGTTTTTAgtctaaataaaattaaacatataGATATATGTTACTAATCAGATTTGTTTccagctatttttatttttcaaatttgaTCAATATTTTGATTAGTTGTTACATAAGCTGCTAGGGTTCAGTTTGCGTTTCTGAGATAATATTGccctttttctccttttcaccCCAGGGAGCCTACTACATATATTAGCAGAATGGCAGATAAAAACAACTGATGGAAACTGGGCCTGAATACTAGATTACCAGTCCACCTTTTAAAGGACTCTTGTGATGGATGAAGTAGCTGTAGTGTGTCTAGAAGATGAATTGTAAGCAAATCGATTATTGCAAGTGTGATCCGAAAGTCATGAAGAATTGAATTAAAGACCGTCAAGATTAATTGTAGACAGATGCGCTTTTAATTTTTATGGGTGAATGTGGACTCAGTAAGTGTGGTGGTGAAGGCATGGCATTAGGCTTGCAAATTGGGGTCTTATGACTGCGGATTAATAATCGGTTATCAATGTATTAGAACAACTCTCTCTGTACTTTTAAGCCCTCAAAAATATTGTAAGGTTGATAAAATATGGCTCGCATATGTTGAAGAATTACCTGACTCAAGAATGTGAAAGAAAAGCAGGTCTGGAGTTGAAGAAGTGACAAAACCTGATTTCTCAGAGAGATTTGTGAGTTAAATGACAACATCTGGTTAGCAAAAAGAGCCTATGAATTGATGAGGAGGAAGGGGAGTAGACATTGCTACAGGAACCAGAAATGGGACTTTATAAGGTTGTCACACTTTATAGAGTAAACAGGGGAGGGAGCTGCGGTGGATAGAGGGATGTGGTTGTGATGGATGTGGAGTATGTTTAGAGGGTCAGGATGACTGAGGGCTTCAACGGGAGAGAAATTTCAAGCTGGAAGTTGCCTCCTTTAATGTGGTTCCATTGGAACATCATCTTATAGATAGACGCCTAGTGTTGGTTACCTTTTATGGAGTCAAGGTGGAGTGAAAATGTGCTTCttaatgtttatactgtagatagTCAAATTGTAGGGAAAACTTGCTGCAGTGAGGATGCCCTGGAGCTGACACTTACTCAGATCATGGCTGCGTGATCATGTAGTGTGTAAAGTCAGGAAGACTGGTACTTGTTTCAGGTTCACTGACATTTCATCAGGCATCTCCAGTCAGCAAGTGATGACAGCTGGGAAGCTTTTTAGCTATTTCATTTCCAAATACGCATGAAAATGTTCCATATTGACTGAAGTGTTTGCATTTGTTGTGTTCATCACTAAGCTCCGTCATGCAGAAACTTGACTaatagagaaagagtgagattTAGGAATTCATATGAAGTGGCAGACACATGAGActtatttattgtaaaatttGTATTCCTTAATAGGTCACTCTACTTATATTGGAAAGTGTGTCGATTGCGACAGTGTCGATGCAGTGTAGAGTTTGAAGTTCTTATGAGCAGAAAGACAAGAGAAATCATATGGAAAATGAGTTTTTCAATGAAAGTCTAACACTATCACTAGTCTGATATTGTATTATGcctataaacacataaatatgcATTTGAAACGAATAGGCAAGAGGTTCAGTGTAGCATAGCTGCAGTTTTTGAAACTGATAGATAACATgacatttgatttttatttatttatttatttatttatttatttgatttagttGATATCGCTTCAGTCCAGTCTAAATCTCTCCAATGCATAACTGCTTAATCTTCTGCTCATGGCTCGATGCTGGAATGCTTCGATAATTGCGAAACAGTCTCCTGAGAGTTTAACAGTTTAACTGATTTTTCTGTAATGATACCCATGACACCCATTGTCTCTTTGTGATTGTCACAGCAAATTACTCAAGTGTTTTTACACAGCTTAAGGGGATAAACAACAGGAGgataaacagcagaaaaaaaaacacctttatcttaaataatgaatgaaaagttTGGCAACTTatacaattcagttcaattccattttatttctaaagcgcttttaacagtggacattgtctcaaagcagctttacagaacattggAAATGTAGTacaaaaaagttcaagattaatattagacatctatttaaatgtgtttgtatttatccctaatgaacaagtctaaGGTGActttggtgaggaaaaactcccttagatggaagaggaagaaaccttgagaggaaccagactcaaaagtgaacctcatcctcatttgggtgacacagagtgttattatgaataatgtcctttctacagtcagatatagtctgacaattgtgtattgatgaggagattgttgtcctcaaagatcacATGGCGTTctaaatcttcatgaagcagaacacaactggagctgatgtatctctagatgcctcgggaTCCTCACAGGCTTGGCTTCTTATCAACGatggtccaaaatcttcatgacatgtAGCTGTTTGACATGTATAGCTGTGGCGGTCTCTGCTTGGTGAAGGTGTTTGAGAGTGTGCTGAAACTCAGGAAGCTCTTTTTTGTGCCAGTACATGTGTATTCTGTGGTTATATGGATGTTGTAGTATATCAGTGATCTGGGTTCAATCAATGGAGTTTAATATTGCCTAAATACTCGCTGTCCGTTGTCTTGTCTGTTGTCTtgtttgttgtctgtttttgtttgaacTCCTGTGTGAAGAAACAACAAACGAGCTTCAATTTGAGCTTTGGGTTTTGAGTTGAGTTTGCTGCTTAGCATCATCAAGCTTCTTTTGTTATACAGCGGCTCCTGTTCTACCACTGTTTAAATTCACACCAGCTGAGACACTTGACAAGAATGCAAGAAATCCTTCTAACTCCATAATGAAATcatatttctgtataaaaatattGACGTTATTAGCAGAAGTAGACAGTAGAAAACCAATATCATTAGCATTTATGTAGTTCAATACCTGAGCTATGCTTATGGCTTGAATATTTGGCTTGAAATTTGATTCAAAATACAGATGTGGAAGAGATTATGTTCACATTTTTATCTGATTAGACACAGTATGGtggttctgggttgttgatctgaggatcagggttcaagcctcagcactgccaagctgccactcatggggcccttgagcaaggccattaacccacTCTGCTCCAGGGTGCCGTATCAttgctgaccctgcactctgacccaaaCCCTCAAAGTTGTGATATgttaagaaagaatttcactgtgctgaaatgaacatgtgacaaaataaaatttctatTCTGTGCTATATCTTAAGTGtgaaatagtaaaaaaataGGAAGAAATCACAGGTATTTCCCTCTGAATGCCATAATGAGCTTCACCACGGTaaggaaaggaaagttggaGGATAACTAAAGCTTGGTAACAAAAGCTTAATTTATTCTTTAACACGTTACAAAGCATAAAAAACAACTATAATATTGTCATTTGTATATGCgatatatatatgaaaacattttttaatcgATGGCAGAATTCTTGAATTTTTTGTATGTCAATCACATGCaatgtataaatatgaaaatcGTACTTAAGTACAGCGATGAAGTAAATACACTTCACATCATTTACTCTGACTTCAATGCGCTGAAGTTTAAAGTGAACCAGGATGAACTGTGTGGTTGTAGACCTCACTCAGAGTGTAAGAGAAAAAGAGcatgagaaagaggagaaaaagctgCCAAGAGCTTTTAAACCAACACAAGCAGTGACTTGTCATCCCCTGAGGATAATCTGCATGCTTTCAGAGAACTCAATCCCTTTACGTGTAAAGTTATATGGCTAAATCACTCATCTGTATCAAATCAGGGAGTTATCTTTGTCTCTGAGAACATTGTGGAAGAGAAAGTGAATATTTTGCCTCCCTAACTGTGTACGTCTAGCATGGCAGTCTGGATTATGACTCAGATTTCATCTAGACTGACTAACTATTTAGACTGCTGAAGAATTCTTGTGCGTTATGAATAGACGTGTTTATACATCACGCCTTGAATGTGATATGAGCAACATTCAGCCGAGGTTCTCAATCTGGTCAATACATTTAAACGCTCACATCTGATGCCCTCGTCGTTTCTGAAGTTACTGTCATTGGTATGTGAAGAAAGGCTGATCTGTTTAGGGGAAAACCTATAAGGCAAAGAGGAGTCACTGCAGATTTCAATGGCAAATTAAAGACAAAATACAAAGACATTAAAAGGAATTTTGTAAGCTTGCTATAAAGGATAGGTCCagtaataaaagttaaaaaccCACTAGTTAAACGTGCAAATGTACACTGACTATTAAATCTGTATCAATTTAATAATGACTGAGTGAATTTTTTCTTAATCCAACAAGATTctcataattataataataatcacaatattGTATACTGGAATGTTTCTAGCTGTTTTAAAAttgctatttttttaaagcaattaaGTGTCCATATTTCTTCACCAATAGCAGAGTAAAGCCAGGATGAAAACCAATGGTCTGCCCTCATTAATCATCAGCACTCATTGAGAAATGTACTTATTTTGTTTCTGCATCTTTTTCTGTCTTCCTGTTTGCTGTAGGTGGTAAGGGCCAGACTGGAGGATCAAGGTGTGGTCGTCCGTGATGTCAAACTGAATGGTTCAGCTGCAAGCTATGTGCTTTACAAGGACACCGGGTTAGGATACAAGGACCTGGATCTGATCTTTGGCCTGAGTTTGAGTGACGACAGGACGTTTGATGTGGTAAAGGAGGTGGTCCTGGCCAGCCTGCTGAACTTCCTGCCAGCTGGAGTGAACCGTGAGCGGCTCAGTGCTCTTGCCCTCAAAGAGGCATATGTGCAGAAGCTGGTCAAAGTGCGCACTGACACAGACTGCTGGAGCCTCATCTCTCTTTCCAACAATACCGGCAAGAATGTAGAGTTGAAGTTTGTTGACACGCTACGGCGCCAGTTCGAGTTCAGCGTGGACTCATTTCAGATCGGTCTCGACTCGCTGCTGCTGTTTGACCGCTGCTCTGAGGCACCTATGTCAG is a window of Tachysurus vachellii isolate PV-2020 chromosome 3, HZAU_Pvac_v1, whole genome shotgun sequence DNA encoding:
- the LOC132842865 gene encoding terminal nucleotidyltransferase 5A-like, whose product is MTSREDAQEQNRRFCVLSWEQVQRLDSILGESVPIHGRGNFPTLSISPRQIVQVVRARLEDQGVVVRDVKLNGSAASYVLYKDTGLGYKDLDLIFGLSLSDDRTFDVVKEVVLASLLNFLPAGVNRERLSALALKEAYVQKLVKVRTDTDCWSLISLSNNTGKNVELKFVDTLRRQFEFSVDSFQIGLDSLLLFDRCSEAPMSESFHPTVIGESMYGDFEEALDHLRSKIIATHSPEEIRGGGLLKYCHLLVSGFRPASEEHMKTLQRYMCSRFFIDFPDVGEQRRKLEAYLQNHFAGMEHKRYECLVTLRNVVDESTVCLMGHERRQTLALISALALRTLTEQNAIPALPNVTCYYQPAPYVHDGNFSNYYVAQVHSPAHTYRTWLPCS